The Mycolicibacterium cosmeticum sequence CGCCACCCAACCGACGATCCTGGCGATGCCGAAGACGGCTTCCGGCGCGTCGGCGGGCATCCGGAACTGGAGCGCCATCGCGGCCAGTGCCAGATCGGAGTTGACGAAATCGCTTGCCGAAGCGATGGTTTCCACGGCGGCGCGAACGCGGGTGCCGCCACCGGCGCGCGCCAGCAGGTCCAGCAGCGCCAGTGCGCGCGGATCGTGTTCGCGGTAGATGCGGTGTCCGGTACCCGGAATGCGCTCCCCGGCGCGCAGGCTCGCGGCCACCGCGGCCACCGGATCGGCGAGGGCGGCATGCAGATAACGGTAGGCGGCGGTGGCCGCACCGCCGTGCATGGGACCGTCGAGCGCGGCCAGCCCCGCGGCGACAACCGAATACACGCCCGCCCTTGCGCTGGCGGCGACCCGCGCGGCGACGGTACTGGCCGCCAGGTCGTGGTCGGCAAGCAGCACCAGGGCGGCGTTGAGCACGCCCACCCGGGCGGGGGTGGGAGACAGCGGTGAGAGTTTGGGCCACAGTCGTTTTGCGTACGACCCGGTGGTGACGTCGCCGCGCACGGTGGGCAGTGCCGACGATACGGCTTCCAGGATCTGCAGCCCTTTGGTGGCGACCACCGTTCCGGTGCGCTGATAGCGCAGCGGGTCCGACGCGCCGGCGAGGTCCACCGCGATGCGCACCACGTCCAGCAGGCCGGCGGTGTGCGGCAGGGCCGACCGCAGGTGGGTGGTCGCGGCGTCGTCCAGTGGTGAAGGTTGCGCGGGTACGTCGTGATCCCACAACAACCGCGCCACATCGAGGAAATCCCGGCTCACCAGTTCGCGGGCCGGGACGCCGCGGTAGCACAGCTCGTCGCCGGAGAGCGAGGTGAGCTGGGTGCGTATCCGCTCCACCACCCCGGCCGGTGGGCGGGCCCGCACGCCGGCACCGGCCAGCGCTTCGACCTCGTCGACGGCGAACACGCTGCCGCGCACCCCGGCGATGCGCACGCTGTGCAGGCGGCCGCGGCTGACGTAGGCATACACCGACTCGCGCTTGATCCCGAGCACCTTGGCCACCTGTGCGGTGCTCAGGTAATCGTGCCCGTCGTGGTCGATCGCGGCAGGCCAGCGCCGCGTATGTCGCCGGTGTGCTGCCATGGCGGCGTTCCTTCGTATTGATCGAGTCAACATTGACTGACGTCAACATTAACCCGAATGTGGTTGTACCGCTTGAGCAGAAGGAGGACTGCGCGATGGCCGACACCCTCATCGAGGCCGCACCCGGGCTGGCCAACATCGTGGCCGCGGACACCGCGATCGGCGACGTCCGCGGCGACGAGGGCTTCTATCACTACGGGCCGTATTCGGCCGTCGAGCTCGCCGCCACCCGCACCTTCGAGGAGGTGTGGTTCCTGTTCGTGCACGGCCGGTTGCCGTCACCCGACGAGGCGGCCGCGTTCGCCGCTCACACCGCGACGCTGCGCACCATCCCGGCCGACGTCGCCCCGATCCTGCGGATGGTCGCACTCGGCGGCGCCGCGGAACACCCGCTGGCCGCGCTGCGCACGGTGCTCTCGGCGGTGGCCACGGCACTCGATCTGCGACCGGTGTGGGACCTCGACGACGACGCCCGCCGCCGCGACGCGCTGTTGTTGGCGGCGATCACCCCGACGGTGCTGGCCGCCCTGCACCGGATCGGGCAGGGCCTGGATCCGGTGCCCCCGGACCCGACCCTGCCGGTCGCGGCACACTGGCTCTACCTGCTGACCGGGCGGCGGCCGACCGCCGAGCACGCCCGCGCCATCGAGCAGTACCTGATCGCCACCGTCGACCACGGCTTCAACGCCTCGACGTTCACCGCGCGGGTGGTGGCCTCGACCGGCGCCGATGTCGGGTCCGCGATCTGTGCCGCGTTGGGTGCTTTCTCCGGCCCGTTGCACGGCGGTGCACCGGACCGTGCGCTGGACGCCCTCGACGCGATCGGTGACCCCGCCAACGCCGCGGCCTGGACACATGCGGCCCTCGATCGCGGCGAACGCATCATGGGGTTCGGGCACGCGGTGTACCGCACCGCCGATCCGCGCGCCGAGCTGTTGAAGTCGATCGCCACCGGCCTGGGCGGTGAGCTCGCCGATCGCGCCGTGCGGGTGGAGCGCGACGTCACCGAGGTGCTCGCGCAGCGACGGCACGGCCGGGAGCTGCGGGCCAATGTGGAGTTCTATGCCGGCGTGGTGATGGAACAGTGCGGGGTGCCGCGCGCGATGTTCACCCCCACGTTCGCGGTGAGCCGGGTGGTGGGCTGGTCGGCGCACATCCTGGAACAGGCCCGGTCCCGCAAGATCATCCGGCCGCGGGCTCGCTATGTCGGGCCGGAGCCGGTGCGGTCAGCCCTGCGCGAGTAGCGCCCGGATGGTGGAGCGGAGCCTGGGCAGCTCGGCGCCGCCGACCAGGGTGCACCCGTGCAATTCGGCGAGTTTGCGTGCGGCCGGGGTGAACTCGTGGTTGGTCACCACCATGGTGCGGGTGCAGTCCTGCATGGGTGCGCCGGCCACCACCTCCTGGACGGCGCCGGTGCCCACCGGCCGGGCTTGGCGTTTGCATTGGATGGCAAGCCGATTCGGCCGGCGACCGACGATCAGGTCGACGCCCCAGTCCCCGGTCAGCGAGGTCATGATCACCGGGACGCCGCACGACCGCGCGATGCGGGCGACGTGATCCTCGAACTCGGTGCCCGACATCGCGCCGACAGTGTCCTCCCGGGGCGAGGGCGTGCGCAGCCCGGCGACGAAGTGCGGGCCGATGCGCAGGACCGCCGGTGCGGCGACCGCGCACGCCAGGGCGGTCTGCCACTGCTGCCCGTAGGCGTAGGCCGCCGAACCGGCGGCAATCCCGGTCACCAGCAGTGGTCGGATACGCACGGGCGCATATTAGGACGCGGGGCCGACATCCCCGTGCAGCGCCCGCCAGACCCGGGCCGGGGTCATCGGCAGCCGATACATCCGCGCCCCGCACGCCCGCGCGATCGCATTGGCCAGCGCCGGGGCCACCGGGTTGTACGGGGATTCGCTCATCGACTTGGCGCCCAGCGGCCCGAGCTTGTCGTAGGTGTCGGCGAAATACACCTCGGTGACGGGCAGGTCGGCAAGTTGCGGAATGTGGTAGTTGCGCAGGGTTGTGGTGGTGACCTCGCCGCGCCCGTCGACCCGGATCTCCTCGAACAGGGCGGTGCCGATGGCCT is a genomic window containing:
- a CDS encoding citrate synthase, with amino-acid sequence MAAHRRHTRRWPAAIDHDGHDYLSTAQVAKVLGIKRESVYAYVSRGRLHSVRIAGVRGSVFAVDEVEALAGAGVRARPPAGVVERIRTQLTSLSGDELCYRGVPARELVSRDFLDVARLLWDHDVPAQPSPLDDAATTHLRSALPHTAGLLDVVRIAVDLAGASDPLRYQRTGTVVATKGLQILEAVSSALPTVRGDVTTGSYAKRLWPKLSPLSPTPARVGVLNAALVLLADHDLAASTVAARVAASARAGVYSVVAAGLAALDGPMHGGAATAAYRYLHAALADPVAAVAASLRAGERIPGTGHRIYREHDPRALALLDLLARAGGGTRVRAAVETIASASDFVNSDLALAAMALQFRMPADAPEAVFGIARIVGWVAHALEEYNESMLRFRPEGVYVGKRSN
- a CDS encoding restriction endonuclease codes for the protein MRIRPLLVTGIAAGSAAYAYGQQWQTALACAVAAPAVLRIGPHFVAGLRTPSPREDTVGAMSGTEFEDHVARIARSCGVPVIMTSLTGDWGVDLIVGRRPNRLAIQCKRQARPVGTGAVQEVVAGAPMQDCTRTMVVTNHEFTPAARKLAELHGCTLVGGAELPRLRSTIRALLAQG
- a CDS encoding citrate/2-methylcitrate synthase, coding for MADTLIEAAPGLANIVAADTAIGDVRGDEGFYHYGPYSAVELAATRTFEEVWFLFVHGRLPSPDEAAAFAAHTATLRTIPADVAPILRMVALGGAAEHPLAALRTVLSAVATALDLRPVWDLDDDARRRDALLLAAITPTVLAALHRIGQGLDPVPPDPTLPVAAHWLYLLTGRRPTAEHARAIEQYLIATVDHGFNASTFTARVVASTGADVGSAICAALGAFSGPLHGGAPDRALDALDAIGDPANAAAWTHAALDRGERIMGFGHAVYRTADPRAELLKSIATGLGGELADRAVRVERDVTEVLAQRRHGRELRANVEFYAGVVMEQCGVPRAMFTPTFAVSRVVGWSAHILEQARSRKIIRPRARYVGPEPVRSALRE